Within the Pan troglodytes isolate AG18354 chromosome 2, NHGRI_mPanTro3-v2.0_pri, whole genome shotgun sequence genome, the region CCACCAACAACCCTGCTCTTCTAGGACTCACTCCTGGAGGAGGACTTCCCTGACACCCAGAGGATCCTCACAGTCAAGTGACGAGGCTGGGGCTGAAAGCAGAAGCATGCACAGGGAGGAGACCACTTTTATTGCTTGTCTGGGTGGATggggcaggaggggctgggggcctgtcCCAGACAATAAAGGTGCCCTCAGCGGATGTGGGCCATGTCACCAAGGAAGGGGGTCTTCATGCAGCCGGTGCAGAGCTGGTCCATCCAGAGGGGTGCCTCGTGCTGCAGCGGCGTACGGCGTGGGTAGAAGGTGAAGTCCACGCGGTAGTTGAGCAGGCAGCTGAGGGAGGCCATGTAGAGGTCAGAGAAGCGCACGAGGCGCCTCGAGAAGTAGGTGGGGTTGTGGAAGGTGCGGAAGATGCTGCCGAACTGCGCATTGAACAGGGCCTTGGTGATGCACCTGGCGAGGGAGACACGATGCACTCAAGGGGTGGGCCTGGGGTGGTGGCTTGGCTGGGACTCCTGCCCTGGCCCCACCTGCTCACCTCAGCTCCTGCCGCTCTTTCATCCAGGCAGCCAGCACCTGCCTCGACTCCGCGTCCTGATAGGTCTGGGGACACAAAGTGTGCATTGGGTGTGTGCACCCAGGAGGCTACTGCCCTGGCCCTCCCACAGCCACCCCGGCCCACACCTGCATGCGCTCCAGCAGCCCCGTGAGCGCCTGCTGCCACGTCAGCGAGTGCATGTACTGCTCCGTGTTGATGATGCGGATCTCGCGCTCCAGCTCGGGGATGATGGCGCCTGTGCGCCAACCGTGCCGCAGCATGAGATCCTGGTGGGTGGGGCGGCGGAACTGGGCTCAGCGCCAGTtgctgggggcggggggggggggtttcCTGGCCCTCCcccactgcagcccagccctgcctctctCACCGCCAGATCACTATAGAGGTGGTCCCCGAAGTAGAGCACGCGGGGGCCACGCCATTCCGTCAAGCGTAAGAAGTCAAACAGGTTTCcctagggagaggaggggaatgcTGCTGAGCCAAGTGTGCCTTGTCCTCCACCAGTCCTCCCTCCCGAATCCCCAGAGGCAGCCCAAATCCAGCCGGATGCTGGCTGCCCTTTCCCATGGCCTTGCTGCTCCCTCCCTGGGCCCTGGTTCTTGTCACTTTCCCCTCCAACTTGGGAAGGGGATTCTGCCTGCTGCAGGAAGGTGCCCtacaggcctggcatggtgcccATGCCTCGAGGGCCTTCTCCCTGTGGTCTCACACGTACCCCAGGTTAGGGATTAGATCCCTGTTTGTTTGTAAGGTAGAAACTGCAGGGAAGGCTCTGCAGCCCTGAAGTCCTTGCTGGCCTCCCCTGCCTCAGTGCAGAGGGACCTGGCAGACCAATGGCAGACCTCACCAGGGCCACCAGCATCTTGGAGCCAGAGAAAGATGGAGACACTCAGCCAGGCCCACATGTAACTGGGGAAGCTCACAGGGTGGCAGAAACTGAGAGGCCCAGAGCAGGAATCACCAGACTAGTGCTCAGGCAGCAGCCACCAGGGTAGGAGTCCACACCCCAAAAGCGAGAATAATTGACACCCAGCAAGCACAGTTCTTGAAGCAGTCTGTGCATCCCAAGCCTCAGAAGTGGAAGCGCTGGGGGAAACAGGTGGTGTGGGAGAAGCCAATTGCTGAACTAAGTTCAAGTGGAGGggcagaggcccaggcaggccccAGACCAAGAGAAAGAGTCTCAAAGGGCAGGAGACTGAGAGACTCCTAGTGACAGGCAGGATCCAACACACAGTGGAAAGCAGCTTCAGAATATTGGGcataaagaactgcctgaaagCTGCCAGGGAAGAAAGTCATGTGTTTCTCACAAAGGTGTATGACCCTCTTTAGCTGAGGCTGGATGCCAAGGCAGGGGAGAGCAGCGCCCTCAGAGCTGAAGGGATGCACCTGGGCCCGAGGGCTGTGGAGAGTTTGGGTGCAGAAGGGTGGGAGGCAGAGAAGTGGGCAGGGCTGAGAGGGTGGGGGTGTTTCctgcaggccaggctgggcatTGGCCACCTCCACATTGCTCCCCTGGCCAGCTGCTGGCttccccctcctccagccccaagGCCTTTAGAACCCCTAGCCTGAAGAAGCCCAGCTCAGCCAGGATTTCCGCATTCCAGCCAGGGCTAAACCTTAATCACTGCCTGCTCATAGACACCTAATCCCACCTCAACACCAGTCCCTCTCATTTTCCTAGCCAGGTAGGAAGGAGGAGTTTCTCTAGATCACCCAGTGAGCTGCCCCCAACCAGACTTGTTCTGGCTGCAGCAGAGTGCTCAACCCCAAGAAATGACACCACTCATCAGGCATTTCACGATCTCTGACCATTCTtgttttttgaagacagggtcttgcattgttgcccaggctaaagtgcagtggtgtgatcacagctcaccacagcctcgaactcctgggctcaagtgatcctcccacctcagcctctggagtagctgggaccacaggtgcacgctaccatgccccactaattttttctatttttagtagagatggggtttcgccatgttggccaggctggtctcaaactcctgagctcaacaaACTAtcctgtagcctcagcctcccaaactgctgggattataggcatgagccacggtgcctggcgcACTGGCCATTCTGAGGGCTTTATACCACAGCTTCAGTAGAGAGTATTACACCTCTTTTGCAGACaagggaagcaaggcacagaGGTCAGGCAACCAGGCCAGGCTCCCTCTGCTGAGTAGTGGAGTTAGGAATTCAAAGCCAGGCTGCTTGACCCAGAGGTCAAGCTCTCGAGGCCACCCAGACCTGCTCCCTGCCAGCCATTGCCTGTGTGAGGCTGCTCAGGGCCAAGGAGCTGTGCTGCTTCTTCAGAGGCTGCCTCTGCACAGCCTGGGGCCCTAGCTAGGCCCCGTGCCCCCACCACATGCTGCTCTCCCCAGATGGCCCTTACCTGCCGATAGATCTTGCCCTTTTCCAAGCGGGTGATCCGGTCCCACTGAAGTGAGCCCTTCTCATCGAGTTTTCTGAAAGGCCTGGGGTGCAGGTAAAGGGCATGACTTCCAGTCTGTGGCTGGGCCACGGGCCGGGCAACCCCCATCCCTCCTCCGTAAAGGCCCACCTGCTCAAGTGGACCCATGCCAGCAAGGGGGTGTTCTCACCCCAAGCACATTGGGCAGTGGGCAAGGGCCAGGTTGGCCTCCTGCTTCAGTCCCCTCATTGGGGTGGGGCCTCTATTCCCCTTCCCTGGCCCTGCAACCCCCACCATGCCCATACTTGCGCCGGTCAGTGAAGAAGCTGGGCTTGTCTGCCTGGACAATGACCACATCGAAGAGCTGGCGCCAATCGGGACCCACCATGTGCCGCATCCCCTTGTCTCTGTGTAGAGGAATTTCAGGTGGCAAGTAGTCTGAGGGCGGCTCTgtgcctgccctccccacccagaGCCCTGGCCCTGCTGTCCCTCCGTCCACAGGGGCTGGACTCACACGAAGCTGAAAGGACTGTTGGTGATGAGGAACAGCTGTTTCCCATGGGCCACCAGGCGGTTCAGGACAGCAAACGTCTCATCCCCTCTCAGGATATACTTCTCTAATGGGGCAGATGAGTCTGTGAGGGCCAGTCCTGCCACCTGCTCAGGCCGGCCACGGCAGGGCTTCTGTCCACACTTACCCATGTCCTGCTCGATCCACTGGTACATGAGGCCCTTCACATGCACGTCTCGGATGGCGTCCTGGGGGCAGTGGAGGACAATGAGGGTACAGCAGGGCCCAGGTAGGCCTGTCCCACTGTGGCTGGACTTAGTCTTTCCTGCCATCCGAGGGCAGGCCCAGCATCCTCACCGTCACGTCCTTGTAGAGATGTGCTTGGTCAAACTCCAGGCTGTGGCCCAGAAAGTAGTCCACCACACAGGACAGCAGAGCCATCTCCGGTAGCGAGAAGATGTCCATGAACTGCTTAATGGAGGGACCCTGGGGAGGGGGCCATTGTCTCAGACACCCTTTGGGGCCCCAACCCCTTCAGTGCTGGAGACGAGGGCCCCAAATCTGCCTTGGGACATGGGCACATGTCCATGGGGCAGGCTGGCTGCTGGGGTATGGAGTACCTTGCCATAGAAGCCACTCATCTGGTATAGTGGGATGTGCTGGGTACCCCCATACAGCTCAATCACCTCCTCGTCTGGCACAGGCTGGAGGCCCCTGAGCAGGCCCAAGATACCATCAGTCCAAGGTAGTCCTGAGCCAGAACAGCAGTGTagggtggggcgggggtggggttggggcagAGCCGACTGACCTGTAGGCTGTCCCCAGCTGCACGTAGTGGAAGGCGTCAATCTTCATCAGAAGGCTCTGGGGGCACCAGGGAGGCAGGACGGATGGTGAGGAGGCAGTTTCACCACGGCCCCAAGCCAGCCTCTTTCAGCCCATGCCAGAACCCCAGCTGGATGGTACGGAGGGGTAATGACCATACCaagaggaggccaaggagggagccCCTATACAGGTCCAGCCACTCACCTTCTGAATGTCATAGTGGAGGCCACGGATGGCAAAGCTGGGGTTGTAGTCATACTTCCGAATCCCTTCTGGGTACTGCCGGGGGAAAGGGGCCAGGCCTAAGCCAATAGCCCTGCCAGACCTGCTGGCTGGGTGGCCACCCCAGGGGGTCAATCCAGCCACCTGCCCAGGGCAGCTGCCAGGCGAGAGGGCCAGGGGAGCCCCACGACTCAGCCCTGAGCTTAGGCCAAGGTGGGTCTGGCCAGCCTCCAAGCCCTGGGTTTGTTGGTGGCAAGGACCCCCGTCTCACCTTGTAGTGCTCGATCAGGATGTCACGGGCGGCACTGAAGATCTCGGGGTGCAGTGCGTCTGCATACTGGGCCAGGGTGTAGTCGTAGTCAAAGCCGTAGACCTCAACGTCACGCAGGCTGATCTCGTTGTTGGCGTAGATGGCTGCTGGGTTCAGGAGACTGCAGACCTCGGGGGGCAGGAGGTCTAGAGGAAGGAGATGCAGGGAGGCAGTGATGGGGATGATGATCCCTGTAGTAGCTATGGCTCCTGAGCACTCTGTGGGGGCCTAGCCCTGTGAGCCTCAGAAACGCCCCACAATGGCACCTCTTATTCCAGTGCTGGAGATGGTCaaacaggcccagagagaagtcacttgcccagggtcacgcAGTTAGGGTAAGGCAGAGGCCCTGGCTGGAGCTCCTCCTTATGGTTACACCTGCCTACATTACACTATCTCCTGTAGCCCACCAGGTATACTGAGCCCGTGACTACTCCAGGCCCTCACCACTAAGCCCCATCAGACACAGGGCCATGCTAGAACCCTAGCAGCAGTCACTCAACTCCTCACTGCCTAGCCCCAGAACAGCTGCTTTTGGGATGCTCTACAGCGCAAAGCCTCCCACTTGCTCAAAACCCATGCAGGAACACCACTGTCTGGCCCCCCACAATTCAGCGCCTCCTCTGCTCCTCTCAGCTGCCCTGCCCTGACCCCTGGCCTCatctctcagcctccctgggattATGTGTGAGGATAGCATGGGGGCACTGAGGACTCCAACCCAGAGGGGCTGGCTCTGTATGGCCAGACTAGGGGGCTGAGGCCATGGATGCTGACTTTTCTACCTTGCCCAGAGCTGGGACTGGGGCTCAGGAACATTAGTGGGAGGGGGAGCCCCTCTGCTGATCGGGCTGCCAGCTCTGTGCACTTCCCACAGCCCAGGGAGAGTGAGGCCCCTCTAATCAGATTTCAGCTGCCCGCAAGCCCATATAATGACATTTGCTGGCTCTAGCCAGGGAACATTGCTAATTACGACAGTCAGGACGTGATGTCAGGTTCTGGGCCATTATCCGGGTTGCTCCTTCTGGGGATGTGGTCGTGGCCACCCCAAGTCCCTGGCTgctcccaggaggctgcagttgGCTTTGAGGCCCACAGCAGGGTGCTGAGCAGAGCACTGTGTGGCATGGGCTCTGGGGTCCCAAGGAGGCAGATGGGGCTGAGAGGCCCCATGTTACCTGCCCTGGTTTCCCTATGTGTACAATGGAGAaagtggaagggaaaggaaagggaaggagatgtGCTAGGAAGGCCACATGCAATGAGGTCAGCCAGATAAGACCAGGCCCTCCCTCTCATGGCTATGACTTCAGGAATGTCACCTCACCTCTTGGCCCTGTTTCCTAGTTTCTAAAAGGGTACAAAAAATTGTACcaagtggggcatggtggcacacacctatagtccctgctactcaggaggctgaggcgagaggattgcttgaaacccagtagttcaagaccggTCTAAGCCATATAGCGATACCCTGTCtctgtgaaaacatttttaaaaagaaaaaaaaaattgtaccaaCCTACAGAATTACTAAGACTGTCATATGGAAGGTGCTGCTCTGTGCAGCAATCTCACTCTGCACCTGCACATATGCAGGATTAAATGGGTGATATGTTTCCTGAGCCTATGAGCATCCTGTCCCCAATTTCCCAGTGCCCCTCCAGaagcaggggctgcagggagaaggGAGCAGGCAGGACTAGATGTACAGGGTACATCTAGTACCCCTGCCTTGCAGGGGCCCCAGCTCTAAGACTCCAGGGGATCCCTGTCTCAGTCACAACCCCAGTGCCGATGACAAAGCAGGAGCTGCCAGGCCAGAGGGCCAGGGAAGCCCCACAGTGTGCCTGGCAGCTGCTGCACTCAAGAGGCAGACACCTCGCTGATGTGCTCCGTGCCCAGAGCACTTGCCTCAGAGGCACTCTGGGGACACAGGGCTCCATTCCCACCCCTTTCCTTTGGAGCCAAGTTCAGGGTGTGGGTGGGGGATCAGGTGTGGCTGGTTCCCCAGGCCAGCACAGAGCGGCTGCTCCGAAGATCCGTGGGTATAGACAGGAGTCTTCACTTGGATGCAAGTGAGACAGTTGACTGCAACGCTCTAGGGAGCTGCTTCTGAGCCACCCCTCAAGGCCCAGGGTTCTGGTGTCACTAGGACCCTGGGCCTTGCCCTTCCCATGGCCCTGAGTTCCCGGATACCAACTGTGACTGTGACTCTTGGTGCAGAAGACCTGGGAGGGTCTGCTCGGCAGTGCAGCCCCTTGCTGGCACAGAGTCCTGGTTAGGTCCAGGCCTTCACCTCTGCCCCTAAGGATGTTCCCAGGGGCCCAGGGGCAGACAGTCCTCCCAGGAACAAAGCAGGATGGGGAAACAGCCACAGGGCCTGGTGGCCTGGCCTGATTTCTAGACTAGAAGAACCTTGGCTCTGGGGCGACAGAAGCCTGTTCCCTTCCATAGGTggtgtgggtggggggtgggggtggggcagctgAGGGTGTGTCCCACCCAGCATGTCCAGCAATTGCCCTCCTTTCTCCTCAGCCCTAGCTCCCACACCTGCCCATGGTGCCAGGTCCCAGGGCCAACTGCTCCCTAGCAGCCGTGACACTTGTGGATGCCTTAGAGGCTTGTCTTGTTCAATCCTCACTCCCATCCTGTGAGGCAGTCCCACTTATTCCCCCATCGTCCGGAGGAAGAAACTGGGGCTCAGGGAGGTGAAGTCACTTGCTCCAAACCACCCAGTAACAGGCACCGGGGTTGAGATCACCATTCAAGTCACCCCACCTGCATTAATCACTCTGCCTCTCAGCCTAGCCTCCCAATGTCACCACACTGAGGCCAGgcgggtgggggctgggggactgAGGGACCTGCTGCACTGCTCTCAGCCCGTGGGCATTAGCCCAAAGCGGACCTCGGCGCCCAGAGGTGTGAAGCTGGCTCCTGCTGGTGCTCACCATGGGATCTTGGTAGGAATGACTTTGCTCCTTGTATGACAAGAGGAGCTTAGAGGGCTGTGAGGCTCCAAAGATGCAGGCAGGCCCAGGAGGACAATGTCCAGTAGATCCCCGTGGTCCTCCCTGAAACC harbors:
- the NT5DC2 gene encoding 5'-nucleotidase domain-containing protein 2, which codes for MAGAGLRAAARRWLLCGGHGGPRAASSSPSCPGCGPPGPGAHCPGAPRSAPAQAPTSGADLSAHLWARYQDMRRLVHDLLPPEVCSLLNPAAIYANNEISLRDVEVYGFDYDYTLAQYADALHPEIFSAARDILIEHYKYPEGIRKYDYNPSFAIRGLHYDIQKSLLMKIDAFHYVQLGTAYRGLQPVPDEEVIELYGGTQHIPLYQMSGFYGKGPSIKQFMDIFSLPEMALLSCVVDYFLGHSLEFDQAHLYKDVTDAIRDVHVKGLMYQWIEQDMEKYILRGDETFAVLNRLVAHGKQLFLITNSPFSFVDKGMRHMVGPDWRQLFDVVIVQADKPSFFTDRRKPFRKLDEKGSLQWDRITRLEKGKIYRQGNLFDFLRLTEWRGPRVLYFGDHLYSDLADLMLRHGWRTGAIIPELEREIRIINTEQYMHSLTWQQALTGLLERMQTYQDAESRQVLAAWMKERQELRCITKALFNAQFGSIFRTFHNPTYFSRRLVRFSDLYMASLSCLLNYRVDFTFYPRRTPLQHEAPLWMDQLCTGCMKTPFLGDMAHIR